In Pseudomonadota bacterium, the sequence GGTCGGCTCTATAGGTCGTCCGGGCTTTAACTGTGAAACAAAAATTGTTGATGAAAACCACATTCCTGTAAAAAAGGGCGATCCCGGAGAACTTTGTGTCCGCGGCAACAGCGTAATGCGCGAGTATTACAAGAACCCGGAAGCAACGGCAAAGGCGCTTATAAACGGATGGCTCTTTACCGGCGATATGGCAAGAGAAGATGAAGACGGCTTTATCTATATCGTGGACAGGAAAAAAGATGTCATTATCACCGGCGGCGAGAATGTCTTCCCTGTTGAAGTTGAAGATTTCCTCCACACAAACCCCTGTGTGAAGGATACCGCTGCCATCGGTATACCCGACGAACGTCTTGGAGAGATTGTCGGCATTGTAGTTGATGTGGTGCCCGGCAAGACCCTTACCGAGCAAGAGGTTCTTGTATACTGCGAGAAATTGCCGAAGTACAAGCGCCCCCGAAAGGTCTTTTTCGGTGAGGTTCCCCGGAATCCAACCGGTAAGATAGAGAAGACAAAACTGAGGAAAAAGTATATAGGTATGGAGGAAGCATTTAAAATAAAGTAATTGCAAGGATTGCATTCAAAAAAAATGTTTTTGCCTTGTTGGGTAAACCGGTCTTGGGTTAATGCTTCGCGGTTTTTGCCTGGGTTCATGCCGCGCGTTTCTGCATAAAGCACAAATAACTTCCTCTTATCGAGCATTCGGCTATACTTTTTACAGTACAGTATTTGAAGTGGTAACCAACAATCTCCCATGGGCTGTGAAGTTTCGCTTGAAAACAAATAGAAATTGTAAGAGAATGGAATAGTCAATTCATGGATCAATGTAGAACAAATCTACATGAACTCGGAGAGCAATAATATGCGTGCGTCATTTCAATCAATAACCACAAATCATTTCATGAGTTTAATTATTTGGCTTTTTTTATGTGTCGGGCTTTATCTTACAAGTTTATATAGCTACCTCCTCTTTCATATTGTCGCAGAGAGTTTTTCAATTGTCATTGTCTTCTCCCTCTTCATGATCTCCTGGAATACCCGTCGCCTGTCAAACAATAACTATGTCCTCTTTCTCGGCATCGCCTTTTTATTCGCTGGACTTATTGATTTTGCTCATACCCTGGCCTACAAGGGTATGGGGATTTTTCGCGGGTTCGATGCCAATCTGCCTACGCAACTGTGGATTATGGCCCGTTATGTGCAAAGTCTATCACTCCTTGCGGCTCCATGGTTTATAAACCGGAAGCTGAATCCCGGCGCTATTATCGGTTTTTATCTTTCCGTAACCCTTATCCTTCTTGCTGCGGCTTTTTCCAATACTTTCTTTCCCGATTGTTTTATAGAAGGCAAGGGCCTGACCCCTTTTAAAATTGTCAGTGAATACGTTATATGCCTCATCCTCATATCATCTCTGGCTCTGCTGTTACACCACCGAGAGAGTTTTAATCCGAAAATCATGCGATTGCTTATATGGTCAATCCTTTTTACAATCCTTTCGGAGTTGGCTTTTACCTTTTATATCAGTGTCTTCGGTTTATCAAATCTGATTGGTCATTACTTCAAAATATTTTCGTTCTATCTGATTTATCAAGCAATCATTGTTACGGGCCTGGAGAATCCTTACAGCCTTCTTTTTTTTGATTTACAGAAACATCGTGAAGAACTCCAGATCATCATTGACTCTTCTCCAATTATGATATTTTACAAAGACCGCGAAGCGCGGTTTATTCGTGTCAACAAAGCACTTGCCAAGGCAACGGGGCTACCCAGAGATGAAATAGAAGGAAAAAAAGACTTTGAAATTTATCCCACTCAGAGGGCTGACTATTGGGAGGATGACAAAGAGGTTATCGTATCGGGCAAGCCCAAGACAGGCATAATTGAACCAATAAACACGCCAACCGGCACAAAGTGGGTCCAGACTGATAAGATACCATACAGAGATAACGAAGGGCAAATTATCGGGATCATAGGCTTTGCCGTTGATATTACAGAACGTAAGAAGGCCGAGGAAGAGAACGAGAGGCTTATCCTTGAACTCAGGGAAGCGCTTTCCAAGGTCAAGCTTTTAAGCGGATTACTCCCCATTTGTGCTTCCTGCAAGAAAATACGCAATGATAATGGATACTGGGAACAGATGGAGATGTATGTAAGAGACCATTCTGAAGCAGATTTTTCCCATGGTATCTGTCCGGAGTGTGCAGAAAAATTGTATCCAGAATATTATAAAAAGAAATGAATGAATATTCATTATTCCTTGCTGATTTTATCCCGTAATCCACAAACACAAGATAAAGGCCATATGCAACATTCGTAGGTGTTAAAAAGATTCGTCAAGAAAAGGACCGTGGTAGTATGTTTCTATCCATAACCCTTGCTTCTGCGAAAACCGCGAAGTTGCTTCTTTGTGTACTACCCGATTCCAAATAAAATGAATTTTGTTCTATAATGATTGACGCAAAGGATGTAAGGTCACCTGACAGCCCCATAGAAAAATCATAAAAAACCTTGACACATTCATTCGATATTTCTACAATAAAAACACCATTAAAAGGGACTTTGGAAGACAATGTTGCGGGTTACGAGTTGCACCTGTCCTCGCTTGGCGGGGACTTCACGAATAACGCTTAACGGCTTTACCCGCTTCACAAAAATTCAAAAAAGGGGACATTATGGCAACAAAAAAGACAACCGTAAATCCTGAATTTCTGTATATCTCCGTAGACAAGATTATAGTGTTGGAACAGGTGAGATCGAGTATTAATACTGAAACAGACTCATTTAAATCACTCGTGCAGTCAATTAAAGACAAAGGCATCTTAGAACCGCTTATCGTAACCGCACAGAATGACGGAACATATTTACTTATCTGCGGGGAGAGACGTCTCGTTGCAGCCCGGCAACTCGGACTTGAATCCGTACCGGTGAGAGTTATTGAAGCAGGCAAAGAGTTAGGGGACACCATAGCCCTTCAACTTACAGAGAACCTCTAACGGGAGGACTTGAATCCCATAGATCAGGCTAAAGGAATACTCTCATTTATTCAGGCGAAACATCCTGACAAGGGGTATGGTATGGACGGGGTTATGAGTGAATTAGTAATGTACAATCGGAGGCCCGAAGACCTACCTGAGGAAATTGCTACAACGTTTGTAGCAATTTCCAAAATTGCTGCAAAGTCAATATCTACGCTGTTTAACATAATTTCACTTTTAAAACTTTCTCCCGAGATTCAGGCCGAAATTCAGGCAGGAAATCTCCCCGTTTCTCAGGGTTATCTCTTTGCTGCAAACCTTGATTGTCCAGATATTCACCGACATTATAAAAACACCAGTGACCTATACAACTTTAGAGAGCAGACTCACAGCATACAAAAAAGTAAAACCTGACCCGAATAATACAAAACCCGTATCCGTGAAGAAACAGGTTAAAGGTCTTATATCAATGAAGACAACCTTTGAGACGGGCCTTGGAACTTATTTAAGGGAAGATATTGAAAAGTTTCTTTATGAACTACAGGTTTTCTGTGATTTTGTGCAACAACAGGCGCCAAAGGCTCCATACGGCAAGAAAAGACCACCACAAGTGTAAAAGACCGTGATGCGTATCTCGTGAAGCGTGAAGGAAACTGATGTCCCCTACCTATACTTCAGCTTTTAGAACGCCTGAAGATGACCCAGCCGGGGGTAGCATACGCAGTTGCACGCGATGAAAAACTGGCGAGGGAGAAGAGCTACGTACTTCTCGCCGATGCTGAGCAGGGTTAGTCAGTTAGTTGTGGTCTACCCATGGTCTCCACTCGACCTGCGGGCACAACTTACCTTGTGCCCGCTTACAAATAGCAAGTGCTTTTTTCAGTTTGACACGCAACATAATTCATGAGATATTTTCTCTTGTGAAAACAAACTTTTATCCATTACCCATATTGTCCGTTAAGGGTTAAGGTATGATTAACGATTACTTTAACATTTTATTCAATCGGCTATCCGCAATACTGCGCGGCTCCCAGCGCTGGCCCTGGATTCTTGTCGGTTTTGTCGTGGTCACTTCCGAAATCATTACCTTCCTCATGAACAGCATTACCAGCCTGATCTTGTGGGGCCGCCTCGATCGTAACCTGTTGCTCATAGGGACCATCGATGCGTTTGTAGCCTCGGCGTTTATCGGGCCAATCGCCGTTTTTCTCATCCTCCGCGCCTTCAGTTTGGAGGATTTTAACCGCAAACTTCAGAAGCAGATGGCCGAGCGTATCCGCACGGAGCAGGAACGCCGCATTCTGGAGGAAAAACTTCAGCAGGCCAAGAAGATGGAGGCTTTGGGGCTGTTGGCCGGAGGTGTGGCCCACGATCTTAACAACATCCTCGTCGGGCTGGTGACTTATCCGGATTTATTGCTAATGGGATTGCCACCCGACAGCCCGCTGCACAAACCACTTGTAACCATAAAAGAGTCCGGAGAACGTGCCGCCGCCGTTGTTCAGGATTTGCTGACCCTTGCTCGCAGAGGCGTTCAGACCGAAACCGTTCTCAACCTCAACAACACCGTCAGAGACTATCTAAAGAGCCTGGAGTTTGCGACGCTAACCATGACGTATCCGCAAGTGGCTTTTGAAACCGGGTTGGCGCCGGACCTGCTCAATATTAG encodes:
- a CDS encoding PAS domain-containing protein, which encodes MSLIIWLFLCVGLYLTSLYSYLLFHIVAESFSIVIVFSLFMISWNTRRLSNNNYVLFLGIAFLFAGLIDFAHTLAYKGMGIFRGFDANLPTQLWIMARYVQSLSLLAAPWFINRKLNPGAIIGFYLSVTLILLAAAFSNTFFPDCFIEGKGLTPFKIVSEYVICLILISSLALLLHHRESFNPKIMRLLIWSILFTILSELAFTFYISVFGLSNLIGHYFKIFSFYLIYQAIIVTGLENPYSLLFFDLQKHREELQIIIDSSPIMIFYKDREARFIRVNKALAKATGLPRDEIEGKKDFEIYPTQRADYWEDDKEVIVSGKPKTGIIEPINTPTGTKWVQTDKIPYRDNEGQIIGIIGFAVDITERKKAEEENERLILELREALSKVKLLSGLLPICASCKKIRNDNGYWEQMEMYVRDHSEADFSHGICPECAEKLYPEYYKKK
- a CDS encoding ParB N-terminal domain-containing protein, with translation MATKKTTVNPEFLYISVDKIIVLEQVRSSINTETDSFKSLVQSIKDKGILEPLIVTAQNDGTYLLICGERRLVAARQLGLESVPVRVIEAGKELGDTIALQLTENL